The genomic segment CAAAGTCGCTGAGTATACGCGCGAGTTTTCGATAATCGTGCAATATGTGGAAGGTTTGGATAGAGAATGCTACTGATTCTATCCCTGCATTCTTGAACTCTTCCGGTAGTCCTTTTAGGCTTTCGATTTGGTAGGCTTGGACATTGAGCTCTGTGATCCCTTTTCCTTCTCTTCTATTCAAAAATTCTAATAAAGAATCTCTGTTTTGGAAATGGTGGAAAGGGTCTACTGTTACTTTAGGAAAAGGAATTAGATCTTCTAATACGTCTTCGAGTAATAATTCATTTTGTTCTACGATTATTCCCATCGGAACGGAAGAAGATTTACTAGCGGAAATACATTCTTCTCTCAGGAATTCATCGGAAGGAAGTGGCACAGAAACCATTTCCAATTCCAAGGATCTGGATCTTGCATAACTTTTTAGTGAAGAAAGACTTTGGGAAAATCCGCTTTCTGATTCGAAAGGAAGAACTGATTCGATTCGAACGGCATTATTTTCTCCAAGCGGAAGGTTTCCTATTTGGATCGGTCTGCTATAAAATCTTTGATAAGAATAAGGATTTCTGAATTCAGAATATCCGGTACTTTGTGTTTCAGGAAATCTGAGTCTATTATACTTGTCTGCGAGTAATCTTGCAACTGGGACTTCGTGGATAGGATCTTCCGTAAGAGAAACTCGGATTGTGTCTCCGAGCCCGTCTTCTAATAAGGAGCCGATACCGATTGCAGATTTGATCCTTCCATCCTTTCCATCACCCGCTTCTGTCACTCCTAGATGTAATGGATAATTCATCTGCAATTCCATAAAACGACTGCATAATAATCTATAAGCCTGAACCATTACTTGCGGATTAGAGGCTTTCATACTTACTATAATATCTTTATAAGAAAGACTTTCTGCGATCCGGATAAACTCTATCGCTGATTCCACCATTCCTTGCGGTGTGTCTCCGTATTTATTCATAATACGATCCGATAAGGAACCGTGGTTGGTCCCTATTCTCATAGAGACTCCCAACTCTTTACAACGAAGTACTAATGGACTAAATACTTCAGAGATCCTTTCCAATTCTTCTTTGTATTCAAGTTCTGTATAATCCCTGATTGCGAATTTTTTCTTATCAGCGAAGTTGCCGGGATTGATACGGACCTTCTCTACCCATTCTACGGATTTCATCGCGACACTTGGAGTAAAATGGATATCAGCAACAAGAGGAACCTTACTTCCTAACTTTTTAAGTTCCTTACGAATATTTGGCAAATTATCGGCATCCGGTTGAGAAGGAACTGTCAATCTGACGATCTCACATCCAGCTGCTTCTAATTCTAAAATTTGTCTGACCGAGTTTTCCGTATCTCTTGTATCCGCAGTGATCATGGATTGGATACGGATTGGATTATTTCCACCGATCCCAACATCTCCTACTTTTACCTCTCTGGTTCTACGACGTTGGTAAGAGAATGGAGAATGATTGTATCGGAAGTTCATGAGTGCTCTCTAGTTCCATTAAGAAGGGCCCGAATCACTTGTCATTTAGGATTTTTCCCGAATAAGCCCGAATCTGAAAGGTTTTTGGGGATTTGTAGCAGATCCTAACTCGAGATATAACAGCCAAAAGGGCGGGCAAATTGAATAAATTGACTGGAAAAGCGGAATAAGCAGGATTGCAGGAACCCAATATGAATCTACTGAAACGTTTTATTGCCAAAATAGAATCTCCGGAAGAGGCAGAGTTTTTGCTAAATTTTTCTTCTTATATTTTGTTTTTGATCGGGTTTCTACAGAGTATTCTTTTCTTCTTTCTTCTGGGATCTTTTAGGAACTTCTATATGGATGTTCTCCTTATTTTTATTTTCGGGATTGTGATCCGATTTTCCAGAAGTAGGGTTTCCGTTATTCTTCTTTGTATTTATTCTTTGATCATTCTTGCTGGCACAACACTGACTTGGTTTGGGATCGCTGCGGGTGGTGGGAATAATATATTTCTGGCATTACTGTTACTTCTTCTTTCTGTTCGTACTGCCCAGGTAAGTTTTCAATTTCATAAACTTACAGATACCAAACTTGTTTGGAAGAATATTTTGATCCGTCATCTGATCGCGATCGGTTTTGCATTTATACTTTCTTCTTCTTTATTTATTTCTTTTATAATGATCTCTAAATTTTTAGGGATCACTGAAATGAGCAGTCTTTATGGCGAGATCATTTTCGAATCTCTTCCTATCTCTTATATTCTTCTTTTACTTCCGGGGCTTCCTTGGGCTAAAAAAAGAAGAATGTATACTATCTCCGAAAATCCTTCCTGAATTCCGGTCTATATTCAGTTTTTTGAACGCGTTTTGGATAGAAGGTCCGCTGTAGCGAACGTTACGGTAATTTTGAGCTTTTGCTCACTTTTTTTCTGAGAAGATCAAAAAATCTAAAAATAAGATCATCACGGTTTGTTGAGCTAATAACTGGCCGGGGAATCTATATAAACACATAACGTTGTGATTTGGCCGAAGTTTTGATACCAAAGCATTCGATCAATCCGTATAACAGACGTTTGTTCCTCGATTTGTGTCGTTCATTCCGAATGACTCTGAGAATTTTTTAAATAACTCGGAAAAATATACCAGGGACGAGCTGATTGGGAAAAATATTAGATGGGAATCTTAATGAAGTTCTTAAATAGAAAACAACGTTTTATAAAGATCTTACCGGTGCTCGGGATCTTTTGCGTTTTATATTGTTCCGAAGATGCAAAAAGTATCGCGGAACTTACTGCTGCAGCAAAGGCGGTTTTAGATGGAGTTGCGGCTCCTGTTCCAGTTCCTCCTGGAAATCCTGCTCCTCCGGGACAGCCTGAGAATGCACCGGATCTTCAAGATTCTACGATTACAAGTTTTGATATTTCAAATGAAAGTGAGCTTAGCTTTATCGGGTTGTTCTCTATTCAGTCGATAGACTTTGTTTTACCGGTTCATGACAATACGACTATTTCTGCATTCATTGGTGGAAGAAGTATGGCTCTTACTCCGGAGAATACGGTTATAAATTCATTCTCCCATTGGACTGTAACTGCAGGGCAGCTTGCACAACCTGGAGCTAATCCTCCGGCTTTAGTCGGGCCTGTGGATCGAAAATTAAAGATCTTGATAGTAGCAAGGAATGAATTCGGGATTTCTTCCAAAGTAAAACAATTAGGGCAGGGGCACTTTTGCACAGGGGCGGCTGCACTTCCTGCGACCGTCGGAAATTGTAACCCTGTCTGCGGAAAGGCTTCCTTGAATGGAGATATCGTAGAGTTTAAATCCGAATTCACGGTCTCTGTAAATACTTCCACTTATTTGTATACAGATGTATCAGCTGCTCAGCCTATCTCTTTTTCTATTCCAGCAGTTCCCCTTGGGTTGTTTGAAAAATTTGATCCGATTGCTTCCGGGACTTATAGCGCTACGACAAGTTTGAATCGAAATAATTTTGACTATATGTGTGTGGAAATGGCGACTTATTCTTATGTGGATGATCCGTTTCAGGACTATTTTGTCCGCGGAAAAGTGACCATTCCTTGATCTTGATGCGAATACGAATTTTAGAAAATTTTAATGTTTCTTCGGTATTTATGAAAAGATTATTTTTATTTGTTTTGGTATTTAATTTTTCTTTTTTCGCAGGATGTTCTTCCGAAGAGGGAGGCTTTGATCCAGTTTCTGCACTTCTTGCTGTAATTTCTCCGGGATCTTCCGGTCCGGGAGAAAATCCTCCTCCAGGAGAGGCAGGAACTCCAGCATGGGTAAGTGCGTCTGATGCAGTATTCAGTGATAAGGTGGAGATCCGTTGGGATCCGGTGCCTGCTCAAGAGTATCGCGTTTTTAGAAAGTCAATATTCGAAACATCTTTTCAACAGATTGGTTCAGTGACTGATCCTATTTTTTCGGATACGGTTTCCAATTCCCAAAGTTTATTTCAGTATGCGATCCAGGTTGTGGATCTAGAAGGTAAAATTTCTCCGATCAGTATTTTTGATACTGGGACTGTGGGATTTAATTCTTCTTGTTCTACAAAATTAAATTCTCTTGGAGGAGGAACTTCTCTTTATTCCAGGTTTAAGAATGGTTTTCCTGGAACTGCGATTTCTGTTTCTTCCTTCGGAAACTCTGTGCTTGTTGCAAGCGGATCGAATGTATATTTACTGAATGTGAATGGTGATATGATCGGGGTTTGGACTGGGATCTCACCTAAGGCAATAGTTGTGGATTCTTCTAATCGTATTTTTGCTTTGGCAGGAATGAAAATATTCGAACTAAATTCGGATTGTTCCCAAACAAGTTTGATTGATCTACCTGCTGATTCTGTGCCTAAGGACCTCGCGTTGGATACTTCAGGAAATTTGTATATTAGCGAAGCGAATTTTGATACTGGGACAGATCGTATTTTCAAATATTCTTCTGCGGGAAATTTGCTTAAGACTTGGGATCTTCCTGGAACATTCAGAGAACCGTATGCGATCTATATCCATCCTTCTGATAATAGTTTGTTAGTTGCAGATAATTCTTCCTTTGATTTGTTCCAATACGATATTACGGGCGACACTCCCGTTCAACTCGCCTCTAAACAAATTACTGTGGGTCAGATCATTGATATGACCATGAGCGGGAATCAGATCCTTGTAGCTATCCAGCGGAATTCCTTTCCGGACAACGGACCTTACCTTGTACGATTCCATAGCGGAATGTCTGGCGGATCAGTGACTATGAAGATCAATCCTTCTGGACCTTCTACCATCCAAAGTATTGCAACAGATAATCGTAATGGAAATATTTTTGCAGTCGATACTGAAAGATCTTCTATCCTTTCCTGTGCTGCTCCCATCTTTACCAATTGCGATCCCAATTTAATCGGAATTTCTCCTTTAAGAATCGTTAGAGATGAGAAGAAAAATTTTTACATTCTTCATGCAACAAAACAGATCACTAAACTGAATCCGAACGGCTCTCATATTTCCGGTTTTGTTTTACCTTCTTTCCAAGGGTCATCTGTGCAAGGCTCGGATCTGGAAATCGATGGTGACTTCTTATATATTTCAGGCAGGAATTCTTCGGATACAAGGGTTTTAATAAAAGTTAAAACGGATTTTACCGGGGTGACTACTCGGGCGCTTCCTGCAAATTCATTTGTTCCTTTTGCGAATATCGCCGTAACGGGCGGAAAAGTGTTCAGTGATTTTGTAGATCTTGGAGAAGAAGATTCTTTTACTTATTTAAATTTCTCTTCTATTAATGGGGGAGGGGATGGCAATTATTTAGATAATTCTTATAGAGAATCTTTCATCATGAATACTATAGATTTAGAGACGGACTACGCTGGAAATTTCTATCATATGCTGATCGGATTTGGGGATACTGATATCCACACTTCTATCTCTAAATTTAATTCCAATACTTTAGAATGGAATAATTTAGTCCAATCAGCGACGACACCTTTCCAACAGATCACAACCGATAAGTCAGGGAATTTATATACCTTGGAAGGAACTTCTAATAATGGATATAAGATATTTAAAAGAGACGGCAACTTTACTGAGTTGAATCAAATATCTATACCTACGAACCAGATCTCCACTGGAGCGTTTTATGTTTCCGATACAGGTGATACTTCTTTCCTTGCAACTCCTTGGAGTTTGCACAAAATTATGTTACCTTGATTTGGTTTCACGCCAAGGCGCCAAGGGAAGAAGGTCTTTTTGTTAAACCTTTGTGATCTTAGCGGCTTCGCGTGAGACTGTGTTGTAGGAATTCCAACATCGTGTTACTACTACTTGTTGGAGTTCCTACATGCCGGCGTAGACCCTCTTACCCTCCGTGCCTTTGTGCGAAACTTTCGCGTGAAAAACGAAACGTATCGACCTATTCTAAATTTTCCAAAAGTAAAAAAATTCTAATTCCCAAATTTGAGATCGGGGGGTGCAAAATCCGATACTTTGGTTATAGAAAGTCTGGAAAGATTTTCGAAACAAAGGGCCTCGGCATGGAATTTCTGGAACCAAAAGACCTGACGGAAAATAAATCCTACCGGATCCGCCTAACTGTTGCCATCTATAGAAATAATATTCTATCTTATAAGAATGATATAGTAGTTCCTTCGGTTTATATGAGAAGGAATGAAGCGAGAGCTCATATCCGCAAAGAAGTGACAGAACGTCTGGCACATTCTTCTTTTTTCCGTTCTCCTCGTCCCGATTATGATCTGGTCCGCTATTCTGAAGAAGCAACCTGTAACACATTCTTGAGATACAGGATTATCAGCGGAAGTCCTACGGAAGAAACTTTACCTAAGACTGTTTAAGAAGGATTCGTAACTTAATTGTCTTGAATTCCGGTCTAGGGTTGTAAAAACTTGACTGCGAATCCGGATTATGGCAGGCCAAGACAAAAAGGTCATAGAAAAAAATTCCCATGGAGAGTACGTTCTAACCGCGTACGGGGAATTTTTAAGTTATTTCCATACTCATATCCAACTTTTCGGGACATTGATCTCTGCTAAAAAAATTCCCGCAAAAGAACAAGAAGCTCTCAAAGCAAAACTTCGCTCTTATATTTCCAGTAACGTCCAAAAGACGGATCATTTTTTCGATCAGCTCCCTCAGTTTGCTCAATTCCTAGGAATGGGTTCCCAAGAACTTTCTTCTTATATGAATAGAAACTTCTTGGGTGCCTTGAATAAGATAAAAACCAAACTTATTGAACAAGAGTCCGTTGCAGAACAAACTCCTCGTAAGAAAAAATATTCTAAGATATCCGAAGAGATCTTAGAAGGACTCGGATTTACTTTCCCAGCAGGGCATAGATTTGAATCGGAAGAAGGAATGATCTATCTGGTAGAGATCTCTACCGGTAAAAAAAGAGAAGCTGCTGCTCTGGGTGAAGTTGCAAGAGAGACTGCGGCAGCCGGTGCAGCTGCAAGACCTATCCCGGTTCCCGTCCGCAAAGGCCCTGAGACCCCGATCCTAGAAGAAATATTAAAAAAATATGGTGAACTATTCTCCGGTAAACCTTTGATCATGAAGGTAGAAGAATTGGAAGAAGATGATTCTCCAGTCCAAATGGGAGAGGATATCCTTTCAGATGTAGAGGATCTTCATTTCGACGGGGACTTTGGGGGAGATTCTCCTAGCTTCTCCGAACCACCTGTAAGTATTCCATTTTCGAAATATATGGATCAGGTAGGAAAGGTCCGGGTTTTCCAAAAAGCAGGACAACTGGAAGAATACAAACGTTGGGTAGCTTCTTTACCTGTAGAGGAAAACGCACTTGTTCAATTACAAACTTCACTTTTGAAAGAATCCAGGGGAGAAGTAGTGGAATGGGATGGAACTCTAGGCCAGCTTGGAACTCGCACTGGTCTTTCCGAATCCAGGCTCAGAAAAGTATTGGAACTAGGGCGGGATTTTTTCCGTATCAGAAATCAATTAGAAGCTTCTTGGAATAAAGCAAGGACCGCAAGTCCTGCTGTAGCTGAACTTGTAAAAAAAGCATGGCCTCATATTCTAAGAGTCATGGATGAATATCCCGATTTCACACAGATCAAAGGAAAGATGGACCAACTTCTTTCTCGCATCCCTGATGCAAGCCAAAGGAAAATCCTGACTGATCTATTCCTGAACCCGGTTCTCTCTATTCGTAGGAATTAGTGTCGCACAGAGGCCACGGAGAACACAGAGGGATTTTATTTATTCCATCTTATCTCTGTGAACTCAGTGCTCTCCGTGCGAAATAAAAAGTTCTGATCTTCAATCTAGTACCGAATCTTTCAAGACGACACTGCTTCCATCTTCTTTTTTGATCTGCCAAAAAAGAAAACTAGAGGAGAGAGTGATTATTCCCATACAAGCGAATGTGCTTCTAAACGCTAAAAGCATATTGTCCGGATCCTGACCGAATAGATCTCTGAAAGCATCCAAGGCTCCAGCCGCGCAGGCGACTCCCATTCCCATGGCCAACATCTGTACCATGGAAAGCATCGTGTTTCCACTGCTAGTAAATTCCCCGTTCAGATCTTTCAAAGTAAGAGTGTTCATTGCGGTGAATTGGAAAGAGTTAAATGCTCCAAAGCAGAATAATTGAAAAGAAAAGATCCACCAGTTTTCTGAAGAGTTTAGCCAGAAAAAGCTGCTCATGCTTAGGCCTATTAGTAAGGTATTAGTTACTAAAACTTTCCTATAACCTAATTTATAGATTAATAATGGAGCAAATCTTTTTATCCCTATACCTGCGATCGCCATCGGCAAAATCATTAGGCCTGCTTTAAACGGAGAATATCCTACATTTACTTGTAAGAATAATGGGACTAAGAACGGCATACTGGAACTTCCGAGCCTAGAGAATAAATTTCCCAGAAGGCCGATACTTAATGTAGGGATAGAAAAAATCCGGGGAGAAAAAAGTGGGGCAGAAGTTCTGGCAGCGTGGATCCAATAAGCTGCGATACTTGCGAGTCCGAATATGGTAAGAAGAATGACTCCTGCCTTTTGCAAACCCAAACTAGACCCTGCATCCAATGCCAAAGAAAAAGTAACCATGCCGAATGCCAGAAGCAGATATCCTTTCAGATCGAATACGGATGCATTCTGGATTGGATTTCCTTTCATATAGATGGAAGATGCAATGATCCCTACAAGACCAACCGGAAGATTGATCAGAAAGATCCAATGCCAGGAAGCCTTCTCCACTAACCATCCGCCCAAAACGGGACCTACCAATGGACCGATCAAGCCTGGGATCGCCACAAAACTGATCGCTTGCAAAAATTGATCCTGGGGAATAGAACGAAGAAGTGCTAGACGGCCTACTGGGAGTAAAAGTGCTCCTCCAACTCCTTGTAAAATCCTAGAAAGAACAAGCTGGGTTAAATTCTGAGAAAGGGCACAGAATAGAGAGCCTAGGGCGAATAAGGATAAGGCACCGATAAAAACTTGTCGTATTCCGAATTTGTCGGAAATCCAGCCGGAAGCTGGAATGATCATTGCCATCGTAAGAAGATAGGCGACCACTACTGATTGCATTCTCAAAGGGCTTGCATCTAAATTTTTTGCGATCGCAGGCAGAGCTGTGTTGACGATCGTCCCGTCCAGAGTCTGCATAAAAAAGCCGCAGGCCACGAGCCAGAGTAATGCCTTAGACCCTTTCGATTCTTCTGTCATTGGAACTTAGACATTGATATAAGCCGTATATATGCGATTTGGCTCTGGATTCCTTTAAAAAGATCGTTTTCAAACTAGGCACTCGCAAATTTACTGGTCTAAGAATCGGACATTTGCTACAAAATTCAGCCAAACATCGCGTGGGTGGGGGTTTCCTCTGTCCGTGGACCAAGGCAAGAGCAGTGTCCCGGATTTACTATCAACCCTAAAGAGGAACCTTAGCGGATGTTAAACCTTGACGAACAGTTGCGGATCCAAAAGTACTTGGAGGAAAACGGTCTATATGACAAGTCCTTCGAGC from the Leptospira andrefontaineae genome contains:
- the ispG gene encoding (E)-4-hydroxy-3-methylbut-2-enyl-diphosphate synthase, which translates into the protein MNFRYNHSPFSYQRRRTREVKVGDVGIGGNNPIRIQSMITADTRDTENSVRQILELEAAGCEIVRLTVPSQPDADNLPNIRKELKKLGSKVPLVADIHFTPSVAMKSVEWVEKVRINPGNFADKKKFAIRDYTELEYKEELERISEVFSPLVLRCKELGVSMRIGTNHGSLSDRIMNKYGDTPQGMVESAIEFIRIAESLSYKDIIVSMKASNPQVMVQAYRLLCSRFMELQMNYPLHLGVTEAGDGKDGRIKSAIGIGSLLEDGLGDTIRVSLTEDPIHEVPVARLLADKYNRLRFPETQSTGYSEFRNPYSYQRFYSRPIQIGNLPLGENNAVRIESVLPFESESGFSQSLSSLKSYARSRSLELEMVSVPLPSDEFLREECISASKSSSVPMGIIVEQNELLLEDVLEDLIPFPKVTVDPFHHFQNRDSLLEFLNRREGKGITELNVQAYQIESLKGLPEEFKNAGIESVAFSIQTFHILHDYRKLARILSDFDYPIFLSAEYPDMETALYESSIGIGGMLTDGIGDMLRIKVIDSEPEAVLQLGFDILQATRLRLTKTEYISCPSCGRTLFDLQTTTARIKEKTGHLKGVKIAVMGCIVNGPGEMADADFGYVGAGPGKVHLYRGKEIVLKNVPSEEADERLVQLIKDSGMWMERESVASENSF
- the mdtD gene encoding multidrug transporter subunit MdtD: MTEESKGSKALLWLVACGFFMQTLDGTIVNTALPAIAKNLDASPLRMQSVVVAYLLTMAMIIPASGWISDKFGIRQVFIGALSLFALGSLFCALSQNLTQLVLSRILQGVGGALLLPVGRLALLRSIPQDQFLQAISFVAIPGLIGPLVGPVLGGWLVEKASWHWIFLINLPVGLVGIIASSIYMKGNPIQNASVFDLKGYLLLAFGMVTFSLALDAGSSLGLQKAGVILLTIFGLASIAAYWIHAARTSAPLFSPRIFSIPTLSIGLLGNLFSRLGSSSMPFLVPLFLQVNVGYSPFKAGLMILPMAIAGIGIKRFAPLLIYKLGYRKVLVTNTLLIGLSMSSFFWLNSSENWWIFSFQLFCFGAFNSFQFTAMNTLTLKDLNGEFTSSGNTMLSMVQMLAMGMGVACAAGALDAFRDLFGQDPDNMLLAFRSTFACMGIITLSSSFLFWQIKKEDGSSVVLKDSVLD